In Mauremys reevesii isolate NIE-2019 linkage group 8, ASM1616193v1, whole genome shotgun sequence, a single genomic region encodes these proteins:
- the IK gene encoding protein Red, which yields MPERESEPFSNPLAPDGHEVDDSHSFNQSKLTNEDFRKLLMTPRAAPTSAPPSKSRHHEMPREYNEDEDPAARRRKKKSYYAKLRQQEIERERELAEKYRDRAKERRDGVNKDYEETELISTTANYRAVGPTAEADKSAAEKRRQLIQESKFLGGDMEHTHLVKGLDFALLQKVRAEIASKEKEEEELMEKPQKETKKDEDPENKIEFKTRLGRNIYRILFKTKAYERNELYLPGRMAYVVDLDDEYADTDIPTTLIRSKADCPTMEAQTTLTTNDIVISKLTQILSYLRQGTRNKKLKKKDKGKLDEKKPPEADMNIFEDIGDYVPSAAKVPREKERERYRERERDRERERDREREREREREREREREREREREEEKKRHSYFEKPKADDEPLDIDKGPGSAKELIKSINEKFAGAAGWEGPESLKKPEDKKQLGDFFGMSNSYAECYPATMDDMAVDSDEEVDYSKMDQGNKKGPLGRWDFDTQEEYSEYMNNKEALPKAAFQYGIKMSEGRKTRRFKETNDKAELDRQWKKISAIIEKRKKLEADGVEVKRPKY from the exons GTGAACCGTTCTCCAACCCTCTGGCCCCAGATGGCCATGAGGTGGATGATTCCCACTCCTTCAATCA GTCCAAGCTGACCAATGAAGACTTCCGAAAGCTTCTTATGACCCCGCGGGCTGCGCCAACATCCGCGCCCCCCTCCAAATCTCGCCATCATGA GATGCCCCGGGAGTACAACGAAGATGAAGATCCAGCTGCTCgcaggaggaagaagaagag CTATTATGCGAAGCTGCGGCAGCAGGAGATTGAACGAGAgagggagctggctgagaaatACAGGGATCGAGCCAAGGAGAGAAGAGACGGAGTCAACAAAGACTATGAGGAAACGGAGCTTATTAGCACGACTGCCAACTACAGGGCAGTGGGACCCACTGCAGAAGC ggataagtcagcggCTGAGAAGAGGAGACAGCTGATCCAGGAATCCAAGTTCTTGGGTGGTGACATGGAGCACACTCACTTGGTGAAGGGTCTGGATTTTGCACTGCTGCAGAAG GTGCGTGCTGAGATTGCCAgcaaagagaaggaagaggaggaactgATGGAGAAACCCCAGAAGGAAACCAA aaaagatgaagatcctgaaaataaaatagaattcAAGACTCGTTTGG GTCGGAACATCTACCGCATACTGTTCAAGACAAAGGCATATGAGCGGAACGAGCTGTACCTGCCGGGGCGGATGGCCTACGTAGTGGATCTGGATGATGAGTACGCAGACACAGATATCCCAACCACCCTGATCCGGAGCAAAGCTGACTGCCCCACCATGGAG GCACAGACCACACTAACCACAAACGACATTGTCATCAGCAAGCTGACTCAGATCCTCTCCTACCTGAGGCAGGGGACCCGCAACAAGAAGCTCAAGAAGAAGGACAAAG GAAAGCTGGATGAGAAGAAACCCCCTGAGGCTGATATGAA TATCTTTGAAGATATTGGTGACTACGTGCCATCCGCGGCGAAGGTGCCACGGGAGAAGGAGCGAGAGAGGTACCGGGAACGGGAGCGAGAccgggagagggagagagaccgggagagggagcgagagagagagagagagcgggaacgggagcgagagagagagcgGGAACGGGAAGAGGAGAAGAAGAGACACAGCTACTTTGAGAAACCCAAAGCTGATGACGAG CCCCTGGATATTGACAAAG ggccaggctcagccaaGGAGCTGATTAAATCCATCAATGAGAAGTTCGCTGGAGCAGCTGGCTGGGAGGGACCAGAATC ATTAAAGAAGCCTGAGGATAAGAAGCAGTTGGGCGATTTCTTCGGGATGTCAAACAGCTACGCTGAGTGCTACCCTGCCAC cATGGACGACATGGCTGTGGACAGTGATGAAGAGGTGGACTACAGCAAAATGGATCAG GGTAACAAGAAGGGGCCTCTGGGCCGCTGGGACTTTGACACGCAGGAGGAGTACAGCGAGTACATGAACAACAAAGAGGCTCTGCCCAA AGCGGCTTTCCAGTACGGAATCAAGATGTCAGAGGGCCGTAAAACACGCCGTTTCAAGGAGACCAATGACAAAGCCGAGCTGGACCGGCAGTGGAAGAAGATCAGTGCG ATCATTGAGAAAAGGAAGAAGTTGGAGGCTGATGG GGTGGAGGTGAAGAGACCGAAGTACTGA